The Anaerobranca californiensis DSM 14826 genome has a segment encoding these proteins:
- a CDS encoding TIGR02680 family protein, with the protein MADRWLLNKLGLVNFWYYDEEEFELEDGKLLLRGANGSGKSVTMQSFIPLLLDGNKRPERIDPFGTSARRIENYLLMKEGENERTAYLYIEFKKGDRYLTFGMGLKGVKGKPVDSWYFIITDGRRVKKDFFLYLDKGYEKIPLTKRELKNRLGEGNFYTESQKEYKGKVNEFLYGFSDLDDFDELMDLLINIRSPKLSKDFKPTTIYGILENSLRQLTEDDLRPMSEALENMDNIGERINRLEESLKALKGLATPYENYNIYIVYEKAKGYLEKYREIQRLNKQINDLTEEVVKGQKEGQRLTEQLAELKNELALAEEKLKEFARSDIKDVRDELEKITIELEEGYRNKKGKNEELERKKGLLREKELDKDKYNSRLREIVEQIAVLLSELDDYGKESSYEGHWLYKEDLNLKMLAEGAKEHRKKIKRGKGVLEKYEGKKRDMEKLLQKGDRVKREIDSAENKLRESEEYLTQVKEEYVENVVNWSKNNMFMVLEDSIFQQISKDVFSLENREGLSSLNNRVVDLYHRLKGNRTGQIEVCNVTIKGYEEKIEELMVKIQQLEAGKEIEFPKDQEVIKNRERLKEMGIPFLPFYKGVDFKGEICEEIKTKVEAALLDMGILDGLIIPEKYKNLIFEADGGCDKYLFPEPSFLSHNISQYLKVDSTELNGEITFEDVEMVLQSIQLENNGITYVDEKGNYGIGVIRGKGKKEYSLKYIGESARKNHRLKEIALLKEKIEEYQRLIDGEKEKIALLTGEIEKIEKELKIYPSSGDILKGMEIVDEERDNLNKLQRELKGILEEKEELAKELEELKKEVFTITEGLTIEKTVQSYLMAEQGIEDYIFTLNDLQTLLNSKKDTEELLTTTEERVRELEDDLDRILGELDRLYKFIKDKELRKQACEQRLAELGYEELKREIDFCYQIKEKNPREIERCNIDKARLEERLNNFQKRISEITEQLEKEEKFLAVYRDILEKEVQLGYVFTQDKAKDLYELSLKIEKDYSYIAKKSKGEYEDNLYQSFLRNNGILRDYFPKFTTINLSTIGDGSETLDDKYQQLYNESSRKDYRFRVEGKEVDLFLLTERISKELEENQLLLTDKEKEFFQNILIKTVSKKVSAKIHHSRNWIKRMNIIMGSMNTSSTLKLSLKWVAKKADNELQLDTNRLIEILEKEVIEAKDIEHLSQHFSSRVREILRQSEDGERKNYYTVIKEILDYRKWYEFKLYSSKEGEREKELTNNAFYQLSGGEKAMAMYVPLFTAVYSRYDKAKKDCPRIVALDEAFAGVDEENIRDMFRVLKEMDLDYLLNSQVLWGTYDTVENLAIAQIERPDNSEYVCVSRYLWKGKEIKYLG; encoded by the coding sequence AAGGAAGGGGAAAATGAAAGAACCGCCTACCTTTATATAGAATTTAAAAAGGGTGATAGATACCTTACTTTTGGCATGGGGTTAAAAGGGGTTAAAGGTAAGCCTGTAGATTCCTGGTATTTTATTATTACCGATGGTAGAAGGGTAAAAAAAGATTTTTTCCTTTACCTAGATAAAGGATATGAAAAGATCCCATTAACAAAGAGGGAACTTAAAAATCGCTTAGGTGAAGGAAACTTTTATACTGAGAGTCAAAAGGAGTACAAAGGAAAGGTCAACGAATTTTTATATGGTTTCAGTGACCTTGATGATTTTGATGAATTGATGGATTTACTTATCAATATCCGCAGCCCTAAACTTTCTAAAGATTTTAAACCTACCACTATATACGGTATTTTAGAGAACTCTTTGAGACAGTTAACGGAAGATGATCTCCGTCCTATGTCGGAAGCCTTGGAAAACATGGATAATATTGGCGAAAGGATAAATAGGCTAGAAGAATCATTAAAAGCTTTAAAGGGGTTAGCTACCCCTTATGAGAACTACAACATTTATATAGTTTATGAAAAGGCTAAAGGATATTTAGAGAAATATCGGGAAATCCAAAGGTTAAACAAACAAATAAATGATTTGACAGAAGAGGTAGTAAAAGGGCAAAAAGAAGGTCAAAGATTAACAGAACAATTGGCAGAACTTAAAAATGAGTTGGCACTAGCAGAAGAAAAACTTAAGGAATTTGCCCGGAGTGATATTAAAGATGTCCGGGATGAATTGGAAAAAATAACTATAGAATTAGAGGAAGGGTACCGGAATAAAAAGGGTAAAAATGAAGAGCTAGAACGGAAAAAAGGGTTGCTTAGGGAAAAGGAATTAGATAAAGATAAATATAATTCCCGGTTAAGGGAAATTGTAGAGCAAATAGCTGTGTTACTATCAGAACTAGATGATTACGGAAAAGAAAGTTCTTATGAAGGCCACTGGCTATATAAAGAAGATCTTAATTTAAAGATGTTAGCAGAGGGAGCAAAGGAACATCGAAAAAAAATTAAAAGGGGTAAAGGGGTATTAGAAAAATATGAAGGGAAAAAAAGGGATATGGAAAAACTGTTACAAAAGGGGGATAGAGTAAAAAGGGAGATAGATAGTGCTGAAAACAAGCTGCGGGAAAGTGAAGAATATTTAACCCAAGTTAAAGAAGAATATGTGGAAAATGTTGTGAATTGGAGCAAAAACAACATGTTTATGGTTTTAGAGGACAGCATTTTTCAACAAATATCTAAAGACGTCTTTTCTTTGGAAAATAGAGAAGGGTTATCTTCCTTGAATAACAGAGTAGTAGACTTATACCATAGGCTCAAAGGGAATAGAACGGGGCAAATAGAGGTATGTAATGTAACTATTAAAGGATATGAGGAGAAGATAGAGGAGTTAATGGTCAAAATTCAGCAGTTAGAAGCAGGAAAAGAAATTGAATTTCCTAAAGATCAAGAAGTTATTAAAAATAGGGAAAGATTAAAAGAAATGGGGATTCCTTTCCTTCCCTTTTACAAAGGGGTAGATTTTAAAGGTGAAATATGTGAAGAAATTAAAACTAAAGTGGAAGCTGCCCTACTAGATATGGGGATTTTAGATGGATTGATCATCCCGGAAAAATATAAAAATCTAATTTTTGAAGCCGATGGCGGTTGTGATAAATATCTTTTTCCAGAACCTTCTTTTTTGAGTCATAATATTAGTCAATATTTAAAGGTAGATTCAACGGAACTGAATGGTGAGATTACCTTTGAAGATGTTGAAATGGTGCTACAAAGCATTCAACTGGAAAATAACGGTATCACTTATGTAGATGAAAAGGGGAATTACGGTATCGGTGTAATTAGGGGTAAAGGGAAAAAAGAATATAGTTTAAAATATATTGGAGAATCGGCTAGAAAAAATCACCGTCTTAAGGAGATAGCACTGTTAAAAGAAAAAATTGAGGAATATCAAAGGTTAATAGATGGAGAAAAGGAAAAAATAGCTCTGCTAACTGGAGAAATTGAAAAAATAGAAAAAGAGTTAAAGATTTATCCTTCAAGTGGTGATATTTTAAAGGGAATGGAAATTGTCGATGAAGAAAGGGATAACCTTAATAAACTGCAAAGGGAATTAAAGGGCATTTTAGAAGAAAAAGAGGAACTAGCTAAAGAATTAGAAGAGCTCAAAAAAGAAGTGTTTACAATCACTGAAGGATTAACTATTGAAAAAACTGTTCAAAGTTATTTAATGGCGGAACAGGGGATAGAAGACTATATCTTTACATTGAATGATTTACAAACTTTGCTCAATAGTAAAAAGGATACGGAAGAGTTGTTGACTACAACTGAGGAAAGGGTTAGGGAATTAGAAGATGATTTAGATAGAATTTTAGGGGAATTAGATAGGTTATATAAATTTATTAAGGATAAGGAACTTAGAAAACAGGCATGTGAACAGCGGTTAGCAGAACTGGGATATGAAGAACTAAAAAGGGAAATAGATTTTTGTTATCAAATAAAAGAAAAAAATCCCAGAGAAATTGAAAGATGTAATATTGACAAGGCAAGGTTAGAGGAACGGCTTAACAATTTCCAAAAGAGAATTTCTGAAATAACAGAACAACTAGAGAAAGAAGAAAAATTCTTAGCAGTTTATCGGGACATTTTAGAAAAGGAAGTACAATTAGGTTATGTATTTACTCAAGATAAGGCTAAAGATTTATATGAACTTTCCTTAAAGATAGAAAAGGATTATTCATATATAGCAAAAAAAAGTAAAGGAGAGTATGAAGACAATCTTTATCAAAGTTTTTTAAGGAACAACGGTATTTTACGGGATTATTTCCCGAAATTTACTACTATAAATTTATCCACCATAGGTGACGGTAGTGAGACTTTAGATGATAAATATCAACAATTGTATAATGAAAGTAGTAGAAAAGATTATCGTTTTAGAGTAGAAGGAAAAGAAGTTGACCTATTTTTGTTAACTGAAAGGATAAGTAAAGAATTAGAAGAAAACCAACTACTTCTTACCGATAAAGAAAAGGAGTTTTTCCAAAATATTTTAATAAAAACAGTTTCTAAAAAAGTTAGTGCTAAAATCCATCATTCTAGGAATTGGATTAAAAGAATGAATATAATTATGGGTTCAATGAACACATCTAGTACCCTCAAATTAAGTTTAAAATGGGTAGCTAAAAAGGCAGATAATGAATTACAATTAGATACTAACAGGTTAATCGAAATTTTAGAAAAAGAAGTGATTGAAGCTAAAGATATAGAACATTTATCTCAACACTTTTCTTCAAGGGTTAGGGAGATTTTACGGCAAAGTGAAGATGGTGAGAGGAAAAATTATTATACAGTAATAAAAGAGATTTTAGATTATCGGAAATGGTATGAGTTTAAACTCTACAGTAGTAAAGAAGGGGAAAGGGAAAAGGAACTAACAAATAATGCCTTTTATCAATTAAGTGGTGGTGAAAAGGCTATGGCTATGTACGTTCCCCTCTTTACCGCAGTCTATTCCCGTTACGACAAAGCAAAAAAGGATTGTCCTAGGATTGTGGCATTAGATGAAGCCTTTGCCGGTGTAGATGAAGAAAATATCCGGGATATGTTTAGGGTGTTAAAGGAGATGGATTTAGATTACCTATTAAATTCCCAGGTGTTGTGGGGGACTTACGACACAGTAGAAAATTTAGCTATTGCCCAAATAGAAAGGCCGGACAATTCAGAATACGTCTGTGTCAGCCGTTATCTGTGGAAAGGCAAAGAAATAAAATATTTAGGATAG
- a CDS encoding SH3 domain-containing protein, whose protein sequence is MERPKLTIVLIILLILTLIGIVIGNQKWVASSRVKAGEYPLDPPRTERDNKDIAEENEDEEIEDDETVDEEEQPKSIAEREGIVPLDKVMYSTVSLIVRADATTDSERIGSYSPGQQVMVTGKVNNGWYRVDYMGREAYVYGVYLSDNPSR, encoded by the coding sequence ATGGAAAGACCGAAATTGACTATTGTTTTAATAATATTATTGATATTGACCTTGATAGGGATTGTTATAGGTAATCAAAAATGGGTAGCCAGCAGCAGGGTAAAGGCAGGGGAGTATCCTTTAGACCCACCCAGAACTGAAAGGGACAATAAAGATATAGCAGAAGAAAATGAAGATGAAGAAATAGAAGATGATGAAACCGTTGATGAAGAGGAGCAACCTAAATCTATTGCCGAAAGGGAAGGGATAGTTCCTTTAGATAAAGTGATGTATTCCACTGTATCTTTGATAGTCAGGGCTGATGCCACAACGGACAGTGAAAGAATAGGTAGTTACAGTCCCGGCCAACAGGTAATGGTAACTGGGAAAGTAAACAATGGTTGGTACAGAGTAGATTATATGGGTCGAGAAGCTTATGTTTATGGAGTCTATTTGTCAGATAATCCCTCTAGATAA
- a CDS encoding TIGR02679 domain-containing protein, protein MEDKLESLEWEMALFLKNNQKRYGRFMEKIKEKYQSLGVIGGTIIIKNINDEERNLLCKIDSKYLEGKDCKITVKKFFGIFNNTKFAQCDFEDVLKLYFDNNLQTSKERQRIKEENKEKFFQGILDEFSNTPGGNWLKNVLSQKEYGYQRIIREYEEDKGNLKTVLQRVIVGLNTLYNFDKKERLAIFSSKITKDPHFFDDGTLAGQLLLYGLAYFSKISFPENSEEKIELLYSYGLFKDEVSNYTLCGNIEAFTSDGKHLGIEGFVVKGEPIQLNLWNLAALKKITCRKDVIFVFENPSVFSEVLLKTKNLKPSLLCTAGVVKLASLAFLDKVVEHGGKIYYSGDFDPEGLLIGDKLKKRYNENLIFWRYDIENYFNSLSTKAFDDQRRKKLEKITSSELTGLVNEMAKKGLCGYQELLIDYYLQDISCFLDL, encoded by the coding sequence ATGGAGGATAAATTAGAAAGTTTAGAGTGGGAAATGGCCCTTTTTCTTAAAAACAATCAAAAAAGATATGGTAGGTTTATGGAAAAGATCAAAGAAAAATACCAATCATTAGGGGTTATTGGCGGTACAATAATTATTAAAAATATCAATGATGAAGAAAGGAATTTATTGTGTAAAATTGACAGTAAATATTTAGAAGGAAAGGATTGTAAGATAACTGTAAAAAAGTTCTTTGGGATTTTTAACAATACTAAATTTGCCCAATGTGACTTTGAAGATGTTTTGAAACTGTACTTTGATAATAACTTGCAAACTAGCAAAGAGCGGCAAAGGATAAAGGAGGAAAATAAAGAAAAGTTTTTCCAAGGGATATTAGATGAGTTTTCTAACACTCCCGGTGGAAATTGGTTAAAAAATGTTTTGTCTCAAAAGGAGTATGGTTATCAAAGGATCATTAGGGAGTATGAGGAAGATAAAGGTAATTTAAAAACAGTATTACAAAGGGTGATAGTAGGGTTAAATACCCTGTATAATTTTGATAAAAAGGAAAGATTAGCTATTTTTTCTTCTAAAATCACCAAAGACCCCCACTTTTTTGATGATGGCACTTTAGCAGGTCAGTTGCTACTGTATGGGTTAGCCTATTTTTCAAAAATCTCTTTTCCAGAAAATAGTGAAGAAAAAATTGAGTTGTTATATAGCTATGGACTGTTTAAAGATGAAGTTTCCAATTATACCCTATGTGGAAATATTGAGGCTTTTACCTCTGACGGTAAACACCTTGGTATAGAAGGATTTGTTGTTAAAGGTGAACCTATTCAGTTAAATCTTTGGAATTTAGCAGCACTCAAAAAAATTACTTGTCGAAAGGATGTTATCTTTGTTTTTGAAAACCCCTCTGTTTTTAGTGAAGTATTGTTAAAAACAAAAAATTTAAAACCCTCCTTATTATGTACAGCAGGGGTAGTAAAACTAGCTTCATTGGCATTTTTAGATAAAGTTGTAGAACATGGAGGTAAAATATATTATTCTGGGGATTTTGATCCAGAAGGGCTGCTTATAGGGGATAAATTAAAAAAGAGGTATAATGAAAACCTGATTTTTTGGAGATATGACATTGAAAATTATTTTAACTCTTTATCTACAAAGGCTTTCGATGATCAACGGAGAAAAAAGTTGGAAAAGATTACTTCATCAGAATTAACAGGATTAGTTAATGAAATGGCAAAAAAGGGTTTGTGTGGATATCAAGAACTCTTGATAGATTATTATCTTCAGGATATTTCCTGTTTTTTAGACCTTTAA